From the Lathyrus oleraceus cultivar Zhongwan6 chromosome 4, CAAS_Psat_ZW6_1.0, whole genome shotgun sequence genome, one window contains:
- the LOC127075569 gene encoding MLP-like protein 34, producing the protein MVLAGKLITELGIKTPADKFYKLFTLEFSEVQNICERVHKGKLHEGEDWHDTDTVKHWTYVIGGEVHTCYESFEEVDEQNKKLTLKLFGGDIEKHYKLFKVTLEVVDKGDGTAVAKWTVEYEKINEDIHPPNGWMDYLSQCTRDIDGHLIKN; encoded by the exons ATGGTGCTAGCTGGCAAGCTTATTACTGAACTTGGAATCAAAACACCCGCTGACAAGTTTTACAAACTATTTACATTAGAATTTTCCGAAGTGCAAAACATTTGTGAAAGAGTTCATAAAGGCAAGCTGCATGAAGGTGAAGACTGGCATGACACTGATACAGTTAAACACTGGACTTATGTCATAG GTGGTGAGGTACACACATGTTATGAGAGTTTTGAAGAAGTTGATGAACAAAATAAAAAACTGACTCTCAAGCTTTTTGGTGGAGACATTGAGAAGCACTATAAGCTCTTTAAAGTCACCCTTGAAGTAGTTGATAAGGGTGATGGCACTGCTGTTGCTAAATGGACTGTTGAATATGAGAAAATCAATGAGGATATTCATCCTCCAAATGGATGGATGGACTATCTTAGCCAATGCACTAGAGATATTGATGGTCATCTTATCAAAAATTAA